In Acidimicrobiales bacterium, the sequence TCTGCGGCGGGGCCCTGGTGGGCGCCGGGAGCGGCAACCCCGACGGCGTCCACGGAGATCTGACCCGGTCCGTCCTGCAGGGCCGCCGGATAGTGGTGCCCGCGGTCAGCGAGCCCGGCACCACCTACGGCCCGGAAGCGGTGCGGATGGCAGCCGAGAGGCAGGGGGCCGGCTTCCGGCTGGACGGGGTGAAGCTGCTGGTGCCGTTCGCCAACTCGGCCGACCGGCTCCTGGTCGTGGCCCGCACCGGACCGCAGGCCGAGGACCTCGTCCTGGTGCTGGTCGACCCGGGCGACGGCGGCGTCGACCTCGAGCCGATGCCGAACGTGGCCGGGTACCCGCTGTTCGCCGCCACCTTCCGGTCGGCCGACGTGCCGGCGGAGGCGGTGGTCGGTCCGGTCGGCGGGGGCTGGGCCCTGCTGCGCCCGGCGCTGGAGCGCGCCACCGTGCTGCGTTGCGCCGAGATCGTGGGGGCGGGCGAGCGGGTGCTGGAGATGGCGGTCGGCTACGCCCTGCAACGGGAGCAGTTCGGCCAGCCCATCGGGCGCTTCCAGGCCGTGCAGTACCTGTGCACCGACATCGCCATCGCCACCCACCTCACCGCCCTGCTGACCCGCCAGGCGGCGTGGCGGCTGGACGAGGGGGGGCCGGGCGGCCGGGAGGTGTCGATGGCCAAGGCCTACGGCAGCCGGGCGGCCCAGCAGATCGTCCACCGCGGCCACGAGGTGCACGCCGGGGTGGCGTTCATGATGGAGGCCGACATGCAGCTGTACACGCGGCGGGCCCGGCACTGGGAGCTGGACCTGGGGGACGCCCGGTACCACGACGAGCTGATCGCCCGGTCCCTGGAGGCCTGACCGGGCTACGGTCGGGACCGGGGCCGGGCGGGCCCCTCCGGTGCGGGGAGGCAGCGATGAGAACCCAGGTCTGCGACAAGCTCGGGATCGAGTACCCGATCCTCGCCTTCAGCCACTGCCGCGACGTGGTGGCGGCGGTGACCAACGCCGGGGGCTTCGGGGTCCTCGGTGCCGTGGCCCACACGCCCGAGCAGCTCGACGTCGACCTCAACTGGATCGAGGAGCAGACCCACGGCCGCCCCTACGGCGTGGACCTCCTCCTGCCCCAGAAGTACGCCGGGGCCGAGGAGGGCGGGCTGGACCGTGACGGCCTCATGGCCCTCCTGCCCGCCGAGCAGCAGCAGTTCGTCGACGAGATCCTGGCCCGCTACCAGGTGCCCGCCCTCCCGGACAGCGAGGGCTTCCTCTCGGGGCGGCGGACGATGAGCGTGTCCCCCAAGGGCTACGAGCCCCTCCTCGACGTGGCCTTCGCCCACCGCATCGGCCTGATCGCCAGCGCTCTCGGACCACCCCCGCCGGCGCTGATCGACCGGGCCCGGGAGCACGGGGTGGCGGTGGCGGCCCTGGCCGGGACCAGGGCCCATGCCGAGCGCCACGCCGCGGCCGGGGTCGACATCATCGTGGCCCAGGGCACCGAGGCCGGGGGCCACACCGGGGAGATCTCGACCATGGTGCTGGTGCCCGAGGTGGTCGACGCCGTGGCGCCGATCCCGGTGCTGGCGGCGGGGGGGATCGGATCGGGCCGCCAGATCGCCGCGGCCATGGCGCTGGGCGCGGCGGGCGTGTGGTGCGGGTCGGTGTGGCTCACCACGGCCGAGGCCGAGACCCAGCCCACGGTCAAGGACAAGTTCCTGCGGGCCTCGTCGGCCGACACGGTGCGGTCCCGGTCACTCACGGGCAAGCCGGCGCGCATGCTGCGCACGGCCTGGACCGACGCCTGGTCCGAGCCGGAGGCGCCCGCCCCCCTGGCCATGCCGCTCCAGACGATCCTCGTGGCCGAGGCCCAGGCGCGCATCGCCCGCAGCGCCCCCCAGGAGGGCTCGGGGGCGGCCGATCTGGCCACCTACTTCGTGGGCCAGGTGGTGGGGGGGATGAACCAGGTGAAGCCGGCCCGCCAGGTGGTGCTGGAGATGGTGACCGAGTACGCCGAGGTGGCGGCCCGCTTCGCCGAGCAGGCCGCCGCCGTCGGCTGAGCCGGGCCGCGGCCGTGGCTGACGCGCCGGACACCGAGCAGCGGCTCCGGGCCCTGGAGGAGCGCGTCGCCCTCCTGGAGGACCAGCTGGCCCTGTACCGGCTGGTCAGCACCTACGGCCCGGCCGTGGACACCGGCAGCGGGAACGAGGCCGCGGAGCTGTGGGCCGAGGACGGCGCCTACGAGTTCGACACCTCGCGCCTCGACGGGCCCGAGGGGATCTCCGCCATGGTCGCGGGCGAGACCCACCAGGGCCTGATCCACCAGGGCTGCGCCCACGTCCTGGCCCTGCCGGTCCTGACCGTCGACGGGGACGAGGCCCAAGCCACCGGGTACTCCCGCGTGTACCGCCACGTCGGCGACGGCTACGAGGTGTGGCGGGTGTCGGCCAACCACTGGCGGTTCCGGCGCACGCCGGATGGATGGCGGGTGACCCACCGGGTGAACCGGACCCTCGACGGCAGCCCCGAGGCGCGCGCCATCCTGCGTCGCGCCTTCGGCGAGAGCACACGGGAGACGTGATGATCGATCTGGGACTGGGCGGCAAGGGCGCCGTGGTGTCGGGCGCCGGGTACATCCCCGAGCGGGCCGGCCACGGGCGGATCTGCTCGCTGAAGCTGGCCGAGGCCGGCGCCACCGTGGCCTGCATCGACATCGACGAGGGCCGGGCCAAGGGGACCGTGGCCGAGGTCGAGGCCGCGGGCGGGAAGGCCTTCGCGGTCACCGCCGACATGACCGATCCGGCCCAGGTGGACCGGGCCCTCGACGAGGCGCGGGCCGGGCTGGGGTCGCTCGACGTCTGCGTCGACATCATCGGCGGGGCCCGGTGGGACCGGGCCCAGGACTTCTCCGACGACGACTGGGCCTGGACCGTCCAGAACAACCTGAGCCAGGTCTTCTACCTGTTCCGGGCGGCGGGGCGCCGGATGATCAGCCAGGGCACCGGCGGGTCGCTCGTGGCGCTGGCGTCGGTGGACGGCATCTCCGCCGCCGCCCTGCACGCCCCCTACGGCGCCGCCAAGGCCGGCGTGATCTCGCTGGCCAAGACCTTCGCCCACGAGCTCGGCCGCCACGGCATCCGGGTCAACGCGGTGGCGCCGGGCAACGTGGGCGCCGGCAACGAGGACTGGCCCGAGGGTCAGTACGCCGTGAACCAGGTCAACCCGCTCGCTCCGCCCCGGGCCCGTGACATCGGCAACGCCGTGTTGTTCCTGTCGTCGTCGCTCGCCGAGCGGATCACCGGCCAGACCCTCGTGGTCGACGGCGGGGCCACCATCCGCGACCTTTGGGGGCTCACCGAGGAGGTCCTGCCCCAGTTCCGCACCGGCCAGTACGACGACCGCACCTACAGAGGGCGTTAGCCCCCGGGCCCACGATCAGCGGTTGGCAGCCGACGCTCCGCCGTCGACGTAGATGACCTGGCCCGAGATGTACGAGGCCTGCTCGGACACGAGGAAGCCGACGGCGTTGGCGATGTCGTCGGGGGTCCCGATGCGCCGGAGCGGCACGAGGGCGGCGCGCTGCGCCATGCGCTCCCCCTCGTAGGCGGGCGCCGTGCCCTCGGTGAGCATCGATCCGGGCCCGATGGCGTTGACCCGGATCCCGCTCGGGCCCAGCTCGAGGGCCAGCTGCCGGGTCAGGGCCTCGACGGCCGACTTGGTCACCGGATACACCTCGACGGCGGTGGCGGCCATGGCCGCCGCCAGCGACGACAGGTTGACGATCACCCCCCGGCCCGCGGCGACCATGCCGGGGGCAAAGGCCCGGCAGCAGTTGAGCGTCCCGCCCAGGTTCACCGCCATCACCCGGTCGATGGCGGAGTCGGCGGCCTCGACCACGCTCCCGTAGGTCCAGATGCCGGCGTTGTTCACGAGCACGTCGACGGTGCCGACCTGCTCGGCCAGGGCGTTCACCGCCGCCCGGTCGGAGACGTCGCAGCCGTGGCCCCGGCCCCCGAGGGCTTCCGCGGCGGCGGCTGCCGCGGCGGGGTCGATGTCCACGGCCACCACCTCGTAGCCGTCAGCGGCCAGCCGCCCGACGATGGCCCGCCCCAGACCCCGCCCCGCCCCGGTCACCAGTGCCGTGGCCATCAGACGGGACTCGCCTCCTCGCGTGCCCGCTCCACCAGCCGCCGGCGCTGCACCTGACCGGTCGGGCCGGTGCGGGGGATGGCGTCGACCAGGAGCAGGCGCCGGGGGTGCTTGAAGGAGGCGAGGCTCGGGGCGCAGTGGCCGCGCAGCTCGTCGAGATCGACGCTATGCCCGGGCCGCAGCACGACGAATGCGGTCACGATCTCTCCCCAGTCGTCGTCGGGAACGCCGGCCACGGCGGCGTCGGCCACGGCGGCGTGGCGCTGGAGGACGACGTCGACCTCGGCCGGGGCCACGGTCTCGCCTCCCGTGCGGATCATGTCCTTGATCCGCCCCACCACCCACAGGTAGCCCTCGTCGTCGCGCTCGACCAGGTCCCCGGTGCGGTACCAGCCGTCGACGACGGCGGCGGCGGTGGCTTCGGGGTTGCGGAAGTACCCGCTGAACATCTGGGGGCTGCGGACCCACAGCTCCCCCTCGACGATGCGGAAGTGCACGCCGACCGAGGGGAGCCCGACCGAGCCGGGCTTGCGGAGCACGTCGTCGGGCCCGAGGATGGCCAGACCTCCCGCCTCCGTGGCCCCGTAGCCGATCGAGGTGGTCGTGCCCGGGAAATGCTCGGCCATCCGGGTCAGGAGGTCGATGGGCGTGGCCGAGGTGCCGGTGTTGGCCTGGCGCAGGCTGGTGAGGTCGTACGCCGACCGGTCGGCCTCCATGATGCGCCGCCACACGGCGGGGATGGCGTAGAAGCGGGTCACCCGCCTGCGGTGGATGGCCTCCAGTATCGACTCGGTGTCGCCTCCGTCGACGAGGGCGCTCTCGTCCCCTCCGTACCAGGCGTTGTGCACGAAGGCCCAGCCCCCCCAGTGGAACTGGGGGAAGATGCTGCCCGCCGGCCCGGCGCCGACCAGGCCCCCGCCGATGGTGGCCCCGCCGGTGCGCATGCGGTTGCTGCGGTGCGACAGCACCGCCCCCTTCGGGGCTCCGGTCGTGCCGCTGGTGAAGAAGATGACGTCGGCGTCCATCTCGTCGACCTCGGGCAGGTCGACCGCCGACGGGCGCCGCTGCGCCAGCAGGGCATCGAGGGTGACATCCCCGGTGTGGGAGTCATCGTGCACGACCAGGGCCGGCTCGGCCAGGTCGAGGATGGCGCCGGCCTCGTCGGAGTTGAAGCGGGGGTTGAGCGGCACGAACACGGCGCCGGCCTGGGCCGCCCCGTAGTACAGGGCGCCGGTGTCGATGGCGGTCTCCCCCCACCACGCCACCCGGTCACCGCGGCGAACCCCGCGGGCGGCCAGGACCAGGGCCACGTGCTCGGCCCGGTCGGCCAGCTGGCCGAACGTGCGCTCCTGGCCCCGGTAGCTCACCGCCACCCGGTGGGGCAGGCGCGCCGCCGTGGTCCGGACGATGTCGTGCAGCAGGAGGGGATCCATCAGCGTGAAGGAGGCGCCGCGCCCCTAGCGCGGCGCGAGCGTCTTCAGCTGGCCCACGGGGAAGGTCTCCTCGAAGACGCTGGCGACGTAGCCGGGGCCCTCGGCCGTAGGGATGAACCAGCCCGTCGGGCACATGGTGAGGATCTCGACGAAGGTGAAGCCCGCCCCTTCCATCTGGAGCTCGAACGCCCGCCGCAGGAACTTCTTGGTCTGGGCCACCGCGCCGGCGTTGTTCACCGCGCCGCGCGCCACATAGGCGGTGCCGGGCAGCGTCCGCACCAGGTCGGCGACCGGGATCGGGAAGCCGTGGGTGCCGGGGTCCCGCCCCTCCAGGCTGGTCTTGGTGCGCTGGCCCACGACCGTCGTCGCCGTCATCTGCCCGCCCGTGTCACCGAAGACCCCGTTGTTCAGCATGATGCACGTGATCGGCTCGGCCCGGCCGGCGGCGTGCAGCAGCTCGTGGAGGCCCTCGCTGGCCATGTCCCCGTCCCCCTGCAGTGTGAACACCGCCACGCCGGGGTGGACCCGCTTCACGCCAGTGGCCACGGCCGGCGCCCGGCCGTGCAGGCACTGGAGCCACTCCAGGTCGGTGAGCACCGCCGCCTGGGTGTAGCAGCCGTGGCCGATGACCCCCACGGCCCGGTCGGCCAGCGCCAGCTCGGTCATCACCTCGCACAGGAGGCGCCACGCCACCGGGTGCCCGCAGCCGGGGCAGAGGTGGTGCTCCTCGGACAGCAGGAGCGGGGAGCCGAACTCGGCCACCTTGGTGGCCGGCACGCCGGGCGGGGCGCCGGTCGGTACGTGGGTCATCTCAGTCTCCTTCGTCGATCACCCGGCGGACGGCGGCGCGGATGGCGGACGCCTGGAGCAGCTCTCCCTGGCGCATCCCGCTGTAGTCGATGCTGACCCCGCCGATGAAACGGATCTTGGACCGGTCGGGGATGCTGAGGCGGACGTCGTCGAGCATCTGGCCGGCGTTGAGCTCGTAGACCAGCACCCGGCGGGCCCCGGCGGCCGCCTCGGCCAGGGCGGCTTCGGGGAAGGGCCACA encodes:
- a CDS encoding thiamine pyrophosphate-dependent enzyme translates to MTHVPTGAPPGVPATKVAEFGSPLLLSEEHHLCPGCGHPVAWRLLCEVMTELALADRAVGVIGHGCYTQAAVLTDLEWLQCLHGRAPAVATGVKRVHPGVAVFTLQGDGDMASEGLHELLHAAGRAEPITCIMLNNGVFGDTGGQMTATTVVGQRTKTSLEGRDPGTHGFPIPVADLVRTLPGTAYVARGAVNNAGAVAQTKKFLRRAFELQMEGAGFTFVEILTMCPTGWFIPTAEGPGYVASVFEETFPVGQLKTLAPR
- a CDS encoding acyl-CoA dehydrogenase family protein — encoded protein: MDLAFDDRQSELGGIARQLFASRCPPATVRALEEDPVGFSRDLWDEMGRLDWIGLGQPEAAGGSGGTVSDLAAVYTEMGRALVPSPHLASAVICGGALVGAGSGNPDGVHGDLTRSVLQGRRIVVPAVSEPGTTYGPEAVRMAAERQGAGFRLDGVKLLVPFANSADRLLVVARTGPQAEDLVLVLVDPGDGGVDLEPMPNVAGYPLFAATFRSADVPAEAVVGPVGGGWALLRPALERATVLRCAEIVGAGERVLEMAVGYALQREQFGQPIGRFQAVQYLCTDIAIATHLTALLTRQAAWRLDEGGPGGREVSMAKAYGSRAAQQIVHRGHEVHAGVAFMMEADMQLYTRRARHWELDLGDARYHDELIARSLEA
- a CDS encoding SDR family oxidoreductase; translated protein: MATALVTGAGRGLGRAIVGRLAADGYEVVAVDIDPAAAAAAAEALGGRGHGCDVSDRAAVNALAEQVGTVDVLVNNAGIWTYGSVVEAADSAIDRVMAVNLGGTLNCCRAFAPGMVAAGRGVIVNLSSLAAAMAATAVEVYPVTKSAVEALTRQLALELGPSGIRVNAIGPGSMLTEGTAPAYEGERMAQRAALVPLRRIGTPDDIANAVGFLVSEQASYISGQVIYVDGGASAANR
- a CDS encoding SDR family oxidoreductase; the protein is MIDLGLGGKGAVVSGAGYIPERAGHGRICSLKLAEAGATVACIDIDEGRAKGTVAEVEAAGGKAFAVTADMTDPAQVDRALDEARAGLGSLDVCVDIIGGARWDRAQDFSDDDWAWTVQNNLSQVFYLFRAAGRRMISQGTGGSLVALASVDGISAAALHAPYGAAKAGVISLAKTFAHELGRHGIRVNAVAPGNVGAGNEDWPEGQYAVNQVNPLAPPRARDIGNAVLFLSSSLAERITGQTLVVDGGATIRDLWGLTEEVLPQFRTGQYDDRTYRGR
- a CDS encoding AMP-binding protein — protein: MDPLLLHDIVRTTAARLPHRVAVSYRGQERTFGQLADRAEHVALVLAARGVRRGDRVAWWGETAIDTGALYYGAAQAGAVFVPLNPRFNSDEAGAILDLAEPALVVHDDSHTGDVTLDALLAQRRPSAVDLPEVDEMDADVIFFTSGTTGAPKGAVLSHRSNRMRTGGATIGGGLVGAGPAGSIFPQFHWGGWAFVHNAWYGGDESALVDGGDTESILEAIHRRRVTRFYAIPAVWRRIMEADRSAYDLTSLRQANTGTSATPIDLLTRMAEHFPGTTTSIGYGATEAGGLAILGPDDVLRKPGSVGLPSVGVHFRIVEGELWVRSPQMFSGYFRNPEATAAAVVDGWYRTGDLVERDDEGYLWVVGRIKDMIRTGGETVAPAEVDVVLQRHAAVADAAVAGVPDDDWGEIVTAFVVLRPGHSVDLDELRGHCAPSLASFKHPRRLLLVDAIPRTGPTGQVQRRRLVERAREEASPV
- a CDS encoding nuclear transport factor 2 family protein, producing the protein MADAPDTEQRLRALEERVALLEDQLALYRLVSTYGPAVDTGSGNEAAELWAEDGAYEFDTSRLDGPEGISAMVAGETHQGLIHQGCAHVLALPVLTVDGDEAQATGYSRVYRHVGDGYEVWRVSANHWRFRRTPDGWRVTHRVNRTLDGSPEARAILRRAFGESTRET
- a CDS encoding nitronate monooxygenase family protein, with the translated sequence MRTQVCDKLGIEYPILAFSHCRDVVAAVTNAGGFGVLGAVAHTPEQLDVDLNWIEEQTHGRPYGVDLLLPQKYAGAEEGGLDRDGLMALLPAEQQQFVDEILARYQVPALPDSEGFLSGRRTMSVSPKGYEPLLDVAFAHRIGLIASALGPPPPALIDRAREHGVAVAALAGTRAHAERHAAAGVDIIVAQGTEAGGHTGEISTMVLVPEVVDAVAPIPVLAAGGIGSGRQIAAAMALGAAGVWCGSVWLTTAEAETQPTVKDKFLRASSADTVRSRSLTGKPARMLRTAWTDAWSEPEAPAPLAMPLQTILVAEAQARIARSAPQEGSGAADLATYFVGQVVGGMNQVKPARQVVLEMVTEYAEVAARFAEQAAAVG